GGGAGATCCAGAAGCCGGAGAAGAAGGCCTTGCTGAGTTCCTGCACCCGGGAACAGTTCCGCGCGGCGACGGCGGTGGCCGTATGAGCCTCGCCGACGCCGTGGCCCACCTCTCCTCCGAGCGCTGGGAGAAGGCCAACCGCCTGCTGGTCCGCAAGGCCCTCGCCGAGTTCGCGCACGAGCGGCTCATCACTCCCGAGGAGAAGGACGGACGCTACGTCGTGCGCAGCGACGACGGGCTGACGTCGTACCGCTTCACCGCCGTCCGCCGCGCCCTCGACCACTGGCAGGTGGCCGCCGACTCGATCACCCGCACCCGCGACGACGCCGAACTCCCCCTCACCGCACTGGACTTCTTCATCGAGCTGAAGAAGACCCTGGGCCTCAGCGACGAGATCCTGCCGGTCTACCTGGAGGAGATCTCCTCCACCCTCTCCGGCACCTGCTACAAGCTCACCAAACCGCGGATCACCTCGGCGGAGCTGGTCGGGAGCGGCTTCCAGGCCATCGAGACCGGGATGACCGAGGGCCACCCCTGCTTCGTCGCCAACAACGGGCGGCTCGGCTTCGGCGTCCACGAGTACCTGTCGTACGCCCCGGAGACGGCGAGCCCGGTCCGGCTGGTCTGGCTGGCCGCGCACCGCTCGCGCGCCGCGTTCACGGCGGGCGCCGGCATCGAGTACGAGGCGTTCGTACGGGCCGAGCTCGGCGATGTGACAGTGAATCGTTTCGCTGTCACCTTGCGCGAACAGGGGCTGGACCCCGCCGACTACCTCCTCGTCCCCGTTCACCCCTGGCAGTGGTGGAACAAGCTCACCGTCACCTTCGCCGCCGAGATCGCGCGCGGGAACCTGGTGTGCCTGGGCGAGGGCGACGACGAGTATCTGGCGCAGCAGTCCATCCGGACGTTCTTCAACTCCTCGCACCCCGAGAAGCATTACGTGAAGACGGCCCTGTCCGTCCTCAACATGGGCTTCATGCGCGGCCTTTCGGCCGCCTACATGGAGGCGACCCCGGCCATCAACGACTGGCTCGCCCAACTCATCGACAACGACCCGGTGCTGAAGTCGACCGGCCTGTCGATCATCCGGGAGCGGGCCGCCGTCGGCTACCGGCACCTGGAGTACGAGGCGGCGACGGACCGCTACTCGCCGTACCGCAAGATGCTGGCCGCGCTGTGGCGGGAGAGCCCGGTGCCGACGCTCCGCGGCGGCGAGTCGCTCGCGACGATGGCCTCCCTGGTCCATGTGGACCACGAGGGACGGTCGGTGGCCGGCGCGCTCATCGAGCAGTCGGGACTGGCGCCGGTGGAGTGGCTGCGGCACTACCTCCAGGCGTACTACACCCCGCTGCTGCACAGCTTCTACGCCTACGACCTGGTCTTCATGCCTCACGGCGAGAACACCATCCTGGTCCTGAAGGACGGGGTCGTGCAGCGGGCGATCTACAAGGACATCGCCGAGGAGATCGCCGTCATGGACCCGCACGCGGTGCTGCCGCCCGAGGTCCGGCGCATCCGCGTCGAGGTGCCCGAGGACAAGAAACTGCTGTCCGTCTTCACCGACGTCTTCGACTGCTTCTTCCGCTTCCTCGCGGCCGGCCTCGCCGCCGAAGGGATCCTGGAGGAGGACGACTTCTGGCGCACGGTCGCCGAGGTCACCCGCGCCTACCAGGACGCCAACCCCGAACTGGCCGACAAGTTCCGCCAGTACGACATGTTCGCGCCCGAGTTCGCCCTGTCCTGCCTCAACCGGCTCCAACTGCGCAACAACGAGCAGATGGTGGACCTCGCGGACCCGTCGGGCGCCCTCCAGCTGATCGGAACCCTGAAAAATCCCGTCACAGGGTTCTGATCACGACAGGCGGGCGCCCCCGAGTACGGTCCTCGGGGGCGCCCGTCGCGTTCTTTGGAACAATCCCCCCATGGCGGAAATCATCCAGAAGGACGGCACCTGGGTCTTCGACGGCGACACCCTGCGCCTGACCCCGGGGCGGGACAAGAACGTCGGCCTGCTCCGCAGGGAACTGGGTGAACTCGTCGTCCCGCTGGGCGCGTTGGCGGGGATCTCGTTCGAACAGGGAAAGAGGACCGGGCGGCTGAGACTGCGGCTGCGCGACGGCGCGGACCCCCTGCTGCACGCGACCGGCGGCCGGCTGGCCGAGCCGCACGACCCGTACCAGCTCGTCGTCGAGTCCGACCGGTACGGCGTCGCCGAGTACCTCGTCGACGAGGTGCGCGGCGCGCTGACGCTGGACCAGGTGCCGGCCGGACCGGTGGACGCGTATCTGCTGCCGGGACCGTCCGTGCCCCTCACGGCCGCCGCCGGGGACGGCACGGCGAGCTTCGACGGCGAGCAGGTGCGCCTGGAGTGGAACTGGAAGACGGAGGACGCCAAGGCCGCCGCCGGCACCCGCACGATCGCCGTCGCGGACATAGCGGGCGTCGAATGGCAGCCGTCGGTCGGCCTGGAGAACGGTCACCTGCGCTTCACCGTGCGCGGCGCGCCCACCAAGGCCCGGCCGAAGCACGACCCCAACGCCGTCGAGCTGTGGGGCTTCCGGAAGGACCCGCTGATGGCGCTGGTCGCGGCGGCGGTCCAGGCCCGGCTGCCGCATCCGGCGACCACGACGACGACCACAGGGCCAGGGGGCGCCGTCGTACCGGCGTTGGAGCCCGCCGACGACCACGACGCGTTGCTGCGCCGACTGCGGGAGCTGGGCGAGCTGCACCGGGACGGGGTCCTGACGGACGAGGAGTTCACGATGGCCAAACAGGCGGTCCTCAAGCGCCTGTAGCGCGGACGAGGACCGCCTGTCGGAGGTGACCGGGCCTGACCGGGTGTGCGCCCCGCCTTCAGGGCGCATCCGGGATACGGGCCCTACTTGGCCCTACTTGGCCTTGCGGGCCACCGTGAAGTGGTCGATCTGGTCGCCGGTCTCGGCGATGCCGCGCACGGTCAGGGTGGCCGTACGGCCCTTGGCGGCGGGCGTGACGTCGACGCGCAGGAACGAGTAGTCGAGGTAGCGCACGCGCGACCACGTGACCGTCTCGTTCACCTTGCCGGACTTGGTGTTGATGAAGGAGGCCACGGACTCGACCTCGTTCTCGTGGCCCTCGTAGGACAGCGGGGCGGTGAACGCGTACAGGCTGCGGCCGGCCGCGCCCGCCGTGACGTAGACGACGCCCTCGGTCTCGGGGTAGGCGGTGCCGCCGATCGGGAGCTTCTTGGTGACCGCGCCCTTCTTGATGACGTCGGTGCGCTCGTACTGGTGGTTGTGGCCGTTGATCACCAGGTCGACGGTGTACTTCTCGAACAGCGGCACCCACTCCTGGCGCACGCCCCCCTCCGAGGCGTGCGCGGTGGAGGTGCAGTAGGCGCAGTGGTGGAAGAAGACCACGACGAAGTCGACGTCCTTGGACGCGCGGAACTTCTTCAGCTGGGCTTCCAGCCACTTGGTCTGGGTGCCGCCCGAGATGCCGAGGTTGGCCGGGATCTCGAAGGAGATGTCGTTGGCGTCGAGCGAGATGACCGCCGTGTTGCCGTAGACGAAGGAGTAGACGCCCGGGAGGTTCTTCCGGTCCGGGCCGTTGTCGGGCAGGTTCCAGCGGGCTTCCTCGCCGCCGTAGCCGTTGGGCGAGTACCAGGCCTCCATGTCGTGGTTGCCGAAGGCCGGCATCCACGGGACGGACTTGGCGACGGACTCGGTCTGGGCGAGGAACTGGTCCCAGATCCGCGAGTCGAAGCCGGTGTCCGAGGTCTGGCCGGAGCCCGACGGGTCGGCGTAGGCGATGTCGCCGGCGTGCAGGTGGAAGGCCGGGTTCTGGCCGAGGAGGAGGCTGTTGTTGGCGAGGCCGTGGTAGCCGACGCCCTCGTCGCCGAAGGCGGTGAAGGTGAACGGCGCCTTGTGGGCGGGGGCGGTGGTGAAGGTGCCCAGGGTGCCCAGCAGGTGCGC
The Streptomyces sp. NBC_01485 genome window above contains:
- a CDS encoding IucA/IucC family protein, coding for MSLADAVAHLSSERWEKANRLLVRKALAEFAHERLITPEEKDGRYVVRSDDGLTSYRFTAVRRALDHWQVAADSITRTRDDAELPLTALDFFIELKKTLGLSDEILPVYLEEISSTLSGTCYKLTKPRITSAELVGSGFQAIETGMTEGHPCFVANNGRLGFGVHEYLSYAPETASPVRLVWLAAHRSRAAFTAGAGIEYEAFVRAELGDVTVNRFAVTLREQGLDPADYLLVPVHPWQWWNKLTVTFAAEIARGNLVCLGEGDDEYLAQQSIRTFFNSSHPEKHYVKTALSVLNMGFMRGLSAAYMEATPAINDWLAQLIDNDPVLKSTGLSIIRERAAVGYRHLEYEAATDRYSPYRKMLAALWRESPVPTLRGGESLATMASLVHVDHEGRSVAGALIEQSGLAPVEWLRHYLQAYYTPLLHSFYAYDLVFMPHGENTILVLKDGVVQRAIYKDIAEEIAVMDPHAVLPPEVRRIRVEVPEDKKLLSVFTDVFDCFFRFLAAGLAAEGILEEDDFWRTVAEVTRAYQDANPELADKFRQYDMFAPEFALSCLNRLQLRNNEQMVDLADPSGALQLIGTLKNPVTGF
- a CDS encoding DUF4429 domain-containing protein, which encodes MAEIIQKDGTWVFDGDTLRLTPGRDKNVGLLRRELGELVVPLGALAGISFEQGKRTGRLRLRLRDGADPLLHATGGRLAEPHDPYQLVVESDRYGVAEYLVDEVRGALTLDQVPAGPVDAYLLPGPSVPLTAAAGDGTASFDGEQVRLEWNWKTEDAKAAAGTRTIAVADIAGVEWQPSVGLENGHLRFTVRGAPTKARPKHDPNAVELWGFRKDPLMALVAAAVQARLPHPATTTTTTGPGGAVVPALEPADDHDALLRRLRELGELHRDGVLTDEEFTMAKQAVLKRL
- a CDS encoding purple acid phosphatase family protein — protein: MGVPDQLAAHMSMAEQHEYLRAKFSRRSMIRTGAVTLGAVTGGAFVTGATAQAAVPAQTPKPAPSTERVDGSLVAPFGRHLAYGNDPRTEVSVSWQVPVAVQKPFIRIGVHPWDLSRKIEAEVRTLFTPAGVGASGNHTQYYLHAELTHLKPGKTYYYGVGHAGFDPAAAHLLGTLGTFTTAPAHKAPFTFTAFGDEGVGYHGLANNSLLLGQNPAFHLHAGDIAYADPSGSGQTSDTGFDSRIWDQFLAQTESVAKSVPWMPAFGNHDMEAWYSPNGYGGEEARWNLPDNGPDRKNLPGVYSFVYGNTAVISLDANDISFEIPANLGISGGTQTKWLEAQLKKFRASKDVDFVVVFFHHCAYCTSTAHASEGGVRQEWVPLFEKYTVDLVINGHNHQYERTDVIKKGAVTKKLPIGGTAYPETEGVVYVTAGAAGRSLYAFTAPLSYEGHENEVESVASFINTKSGKVNETVTWSRVRYLDYSFLRVDVTPAAKGRTATLTVRGIAETGDQIDHFTVARKAK